AGACCACATTGCCAATACGGCTAAGCAGATTTTGCTCTATGAGGCATTCGATCGCCAACCGCCAGAATTTGGCCACACGCCACTGATTCTTAATGCTCAGGGAGCCAAAATTTCCAAGCGCGATGGCGCTACCTCCGTCGATGAGTTTCGAGCAATGGGATATGTACCGGAGGCGTTTAATAACTATATGGTGTTGCTGGGTTGGTCACCGGCTGATGCGAAGGAGATTTTTAGCCTGGATGAGGCGGCTCAGGTGTTTGACTTCGATCGCGTCAACAAGGCTGGAGCCCGGTTCGATTGGGATAAGCTCAATTGGATCAATAGCCAGTATTTGCACCATATGGACATTGGCGATCTGTGCGATCGACTCGTCCCCGTCTGGCAAGCAGCGGGATATGATTTAGAGCAACCGGGGATCGATCGGGATTGGCTGATGGCGTTGGTAGAAATTATTGCGCCAAGCCTGACCCGCCTGAATGATGCGATACAAATGACCAGCTTTTTCTTTACCAGTTCATTAACCTACACCGATGAAGCCAAGGGCGTTCTGGAGCCCGACGAGGTGCGAGGAATTTTGCAGGATTTGCTAACGGAATTGAAGGCCGCCAGTACATTAGACCAAGAAAGCGTAAATGGCATCCTCAAGAGCGTAACCAAGGCCAAAGGAGTTAAGAAAGGCAAGGCAATGCGACCCCTACGGGCAGCGATCACTGGGGATGTACATGGCCCCGACTTGATTCCTTCGTTGTTA
The sequence above is a segment of the Pseudanabaena sp. PCC 7367 genome. Coding sequences within it:
- the gltX gene encoding glutamate--tRNA ligase, with product MTVRVRIAPSPTGNLHIGTARTAMFNWLYARRHGGKFVLRIEDTDKQRSRPEYTENILKGLEWLGLDYDEGPIYQSDRFDRHVEMVQLLLDRGLAYYCYTSAAELEQMRQEQAAKKQAPRYDNRHRNLTQAQRDQFAAQGRIPVIRFIIQEPREIVWTDLVRGKVTWNSRDLGGDMVIAKVDETGAISQALYNFAVVVDDLDMEISQVIRGEDHIANTAKQILLYEAFDRQPPEFGHTPLILNAQGAKISKRDGATSVDEFRAMGYVPEAFNNYMVLLGWSPADAKEIFSLDEAAQVFDFDRVNKAGARFDWDKLNWINSQYLHHMDIGDLCDRLVPVWQAAGYDLEQPGIDRDWLMALVEIIAPSLTRLNDAIQMTSFFFTSSLTYTDEAKGVLEPDEVRGILQDLLTELKAASTLDQESVNGILKSVTKAKGVKKGKAMRPLRAAITGDVHGPDLIPSLLLLAQRDVLVNRLAAAIAL